A window of Malania oleifera isolate guangnan ecotype guangnan chromosome 5, ASM2987363v1, whole genome shotgun sequence contains these coding sequences:
- the LOC131155652 gene encoding transcription factor bHLH84-like — translation MELVGTMSEGEWSSFSGMYSTDQEADFMAHLLNFPNELEGGSNLGVSSAFWHGHESSMNMAASGDGPFYPYSENNNSSLYCNSQGSSYSGGSRGSMLFPTSSHEGYQYLGDSHQLFVANNSSMPMEFCTEEAKHDSFADQVIADNPMGYADDCLNQEMSSDKSEDSGGNLPNQHVLSDKVLHPERESEFQAPKPSAEAKNSPPENSKKRTRISGDVQKNKRNVKSKKNPKLISTNNSGDQDNNAGLNGNSTSSCCSEDDSIGSQELTGGVTSSSSLKGSATLNTNGKTRASRGSATDPQSLYARKRRERINERLRILQNLVPNGTKVDISTMLEEAVQYVKFLQLQIKLLSSDDLWMYAPIAYNGMNIGLDLNIATPR, via the exons ATGGAGCTTGTGGGAACCATGTCTGAGGGAGAATGGAGCTCTTTCAGTGGCATGTACTCCACTGATCAGGAGGCTGATTTCATGGCCCATTTGCTGAACTTTCCGAATGAGCTCGAGGGGGGTTCAAACTTGGGAGTCTCCTCTGCTTTTTGGCATGGCCATGAATCTTCAATGAACATGGCAGCCTCTGGAGACGGTCCATTCTACCCTTATTCTGAAAATAATAATTCTAGTTTGTACTGTAATTCACAAGGGAGTAGTTATAGTGGCGGTAGTAGGGGTAGTATGCTCTTCCCCACTTCAAGTCATGAAGGTTACCAATATTTGGGTGATTCTCATCAACTTTTTGTGGCAAATAATAGCTCAATGCCAATGGAATTTTGCACAGAGGAAGCAAAACATGACAGCTTCGCGGATCAGGTCATTGCTGACAATCCAATGGGATATGCTGACGACTGCTTGAACCAAGAGATGAGCAGCGACAAGTCGGAAGACTCTGGTGGAAATCTCCCTAATCAACATGTTCTTTCCGACAAGGTTTTGCATCCGGAAAGAGAATCCGAGTTCCAAGCACCTAAACCTTCCGCAGAGGCCAAGAACAGCCCACCAGAGAATTCCAAGAAGAGAACTCGGATTTCTGGAGAC GTCCAAAAGAACAAGAGAAATGTTAAGTCGAAGAAAAATCCGAAGCTCATATCAACCAACAACAGTGGTGATCAAGACAACAATGCTGGGCTTAATGGGAACAGCACCAGCAGCTGCTGCTCAGAAGATGACTCCATTGGTTCACAGGAGCTGACTGGAGGTGTGACTTCGAGTTCGAGCTTAAAAGGGTCTGCCACCCTCAACACAAACGGCAAAACAAGAGCCAGTAGGGGTTCAGCCACTGATCCGCAGAGCCTCTATGCAAGG aaaagaagagagagaataAATGAGCGATTAAGGATCTTGCAGAACCTTGTCCCCAATGGAACAAAG GTTGACATTAGCACAATGCTTGAAGAAGCTGTCCAGTATGTCAAGTTCTTGCAACTTCAGATCAAG CTCCTCAGCTCTGATGATCTATGGATGTACGCACCGATTGCTTACAATGGAATGAACATTGGCCTTGATCTGAATATCGCCACACCAAGATGA